Proteins from a single region of Phycisphaeraceae bacterium D3-23:
- a CDS encoding excinuclease ABC subunit UvrC produces the protein MPDAPEPNPTPAPTETTAPGEAEDAPAEANADAALSTREKLLKKAHALPKVPGVYLMKDKAGVVLYVGKAAVLPNRVVNYFTPAADHGPRKNNMLPLIADFDILECETEWEALFAENRLIKDIHPRFNATLTDDRTFPYLVITMRDDFPGVFITREPNAPQYKGAKVLGPFLRVNALRESVQLLQRIFKFRTCSLTIHADDEKNKYFRPCLLYPIKQCSGPCGAKIDKDAYREDIKRFVRFISSKRSVLLRELRQEMQQASDALNFERAAVLRDQIDALEKLDARGSVKDQWQPEIESFMHDPAKGLASLQRALGMESAIRCVECIDIAHLQGGETVGSKVCFVDGRPLKNQYRRYRIKSPAPNSPAGKINDDYASIREVVSRRYREAGAGQELYPDVVVIDGGLGQLHAALEAFDELDVKPPMVISLAKKEELIYMQAKKEPIRLGRENPGLKLVQAARDEAHRFAQHYHHILRRKKVIGE, from the coding sequence ATGCCCGACGCGCCCGAACCCAACCCCACCCCGGCACCCACGGAAACGACGGCCCCCGGCGAAGCCGAAGATGCGCCTGCCGAGGCCAATGCCGACGCCGCCCTTTCGACCCGTGAAAAGCTGCTCAAAAAAGCGCACGCCCTGCCCAAAGTCCCCGGCGTCTACCTCATGAAAGACAAGGCCGGCGTCGTGCTCTACGTCGGCAAGGCCGCCGTGCTGCCCAACCGTGTTGTCAACTACTTCACGCCCGCCGCGGACCACGGCCCACGCAAGAACAACATGCTCCCGCTCATCGCGGACTTCGACATCCTCGAGTGCGAGACCGAGTGGGAGGCCCTCTTCGCCGAGAACCGGCTGATCAAGGACATCCACCCGCGCTTCAACGCGACGCTCACCGACGACCGTACCTTCCCCTATCTCGTCATCACGATGCGCGACGACTTCCCGGGCGTCTTCATCACCCGCGAGCCCAACGCCCCGCAGTACAAGGGCGCGAAAGTCCTGGGCCCGTTCCTCCGCGTCAACGCCCTGCGCGAATCGGTCCAGCTTTTGCAACGCATCTTCAAGTTCCGCACGTGCTCGCTCACCATCCACGCAGACGACGAGAAGAACAAGTACTTTCGGCCGTGCCTGCTCTACCCGATCAAGCAGTGCAGCGGCCCGTGCGGCGCAAAGATCGACAAGGACGCCTACCGCGAAGACATCAAGCGGTTCGTGCGGTTCATCAGCTCGAAGCGGAGCGTGCTGCTGCGCGAGCTTCGCCAGGAGATGCAGCAGGCGAGCGATGCGTTGAACTTCGAGCGGGCGGCCGTGCTGCGTGACCAGATCGATGCGCTGGAAAAACTCGACGCCCGGGGAAGCGTCAAGGACCAGTGGCAGCCCGAGATCGAGTCGTTCATGCACGACCCGGCCAAGGGGCTCGCGTCGCTGCAACGCGCGCTGGGCATGGAGAGCGCGATCCGCTGCGTCGAGTGCATCGACATCGCCCACCTCCAGGGCGGCGAAACGGTCGGCAGCAAGGTGTGTTTCGTCGATGGTCGGCCATTGAAAAACCAGTACCGGCGCTACCGCATCAAGTCGCCTGCCCCCAACAGCCCGGCGGGGAAGATCAACGACGACTACGCGAGCATCCGCGAGGTCGTGTCGCGCCGCTACCGCGAGGCCGGCGCGGGACAGGAGCTCTACCCCGACGTCGTCGTGATTGATGGCGGGCTGGGCCAGCTCCACGCCGCGCTGGAGGCCTTCGACGAACTCGACGTCAAGCCCCCGATGGTGATCTCGCTGGCGAAGAAGGAGGAGCTGATCTACATGCAGGCGAAGAAGGAACCGATCCGACTTGGCCGGGAGAATCCGGGGCTCAAGCTCGTGCAGGCCGCGCGTGATGAGGCCCACCGGTTCGCGCAGCACTACCACCACATCTTGCGGCGGAAGAAGGTGATCGGGGAGTAG